Proteins encoded together in one Telopea speciosissima isolate NSW1024214 ecotype Mountain lineage chromosome 6, Tspe_v1, whole genome shotgun sequence window:
- the LOC122664243 gene encoding putative F-box protein At4g22180: protein MEQRKKNECHPEWRELPHHITEMIADRLSFPDILRFASVCETWRWVAAEISRRRRLCSYQFQPLVMFDYNFEKGICGFFNFQESRVYWINIPEAPAKRCLGCSQAWLVLLDPCVALSFLLNPFTKTRIYLPNFEDAHFLNFEKVILFPNPIDHISMEINKHCLVVALDTYMQLFFCRLGDKSWRSMPLNPHGKTPFLGSLVFYRGQLYSLSEKGKLWVRNLTVEGLSGNASKCRVAFPVNVFDDDVDDSIECYLVESQGNLLLVIRFINKEPRRTLSFLIFMLLESNDSNDPNGSYVWERQMNLDDDQTLFVSRYCSKSVSLSSREYVGLQGNSIYFTDDVYYQFEKREYPEMGIYHIDDGRVERCLPLDLYPFENLSIWITPSI from the coding sequence AtggagcagaggaagaagaacgaATGTCATCCAGAGTGGAGGGAACTTCCCCATCACATCACCGAAATGATCGCAGACCGTCTCAGCTTCCCCGACATTCTCCGGTTTGCTTCAGTATGCGAGACCTGGAGATGGGTCGCAGCGGAAATTTCAAGACGGCGTCGTCTCTGTTCTTACCAATTCCAACCTCTGGTAATGTTCGATTACAATTTCGAAAAGGGTATCTGCGGTTTCTTCAATTTCCAGGAGAGTAGGGTTTACTGGATTAATATACCTGAAGCCCCTGCCAAACGATGCCTCGGTTGCTCCCAGGCCTGGTTAGTTCTACTTGATCCCTGTGTCGCTTTAAGTTTTCTCCTTAACCCCTTCACCAAAACCCGCATTTATTTGCCAAATTTTGAAGATGCCCACTTTTTGAATTTCGAGAAGGTGATATTGTTTCCTAATCCTATTGATCATATTTCAATGGAGATAAATAAACATTGTTTGGTTGTTGCATTGGACACTTATATGCAACTCTTCTTCTGTAGACTAGGAGATAAGTCATGGAGATCCATGCCGTTGAACCCTCACGGCAAAACTCCTTTCTTGGGTAGTCTTGTATTTTACAGAGGACAGTTATATTCATTGTCCGAAAAGGGTAAGCTTTGGGTTCGTAATTTGACAGTTGAAGGCCTCAGTGGCAATGCCAGTAAATGCAGAGTTGCTTTCCCTGTGAATGTCTTTGATGATGACGTTGATGACTCCATAGAATGCTACCTGGTGGAGTCCCAGGGGAACTTGTTACTGGTTATAAGGTTCATTAACAAGGAGCCTAGAAGAACTCTCAGTTTCTTGATATTCATGCTTCTGGAAAGCAATGACAGTAACGACCCAAATGGTAGTTATGTTTGGGAAAGGCAAATGAATTTGGATGATGATCAAACATTGTTTGTCTCCAGATATTGTTCCAAATCAGTCTCTCTCTCATCTAGGGAATACGTAGGATTGCAAGGGAACTCAATTTACTTCACTGATGATGTTTACTATCaatttgagaagagagagtATCCTGAAATGGGCATTTACCATATTGATGATGGCCGGGTTGAACGATGTCTTCCATTGGATTTATATCCATTTGAGAATTTAAGCATTTGGATCACACCCTCAATTTGA